The sequence AAAGAAAGCTGGATTTCGTAATCCAATATTTTCCAATGCTTAACCCAAAtgggaaaaaaaaatacaattaataAGCACACGTGTACTTTTATAATGATTGAATTGCTTAATTATATGAGATAATATACAAGCTTAATAACTgaaataaatattaatgataGGGACGATCACTTGTTCTTTTGtaatatttgataaatttcattaaaaaaattaagaaattgataagtttcaaaaataataatacaaggCTAATGTTATTAGGAATCAAGATTCGATGAAAGGAGTGGAGTTGACAACAATTCGTTTTGAGATAAATTTTCATATGTACCATAGTTTTACAAATGTTTGCATCTTTTCGATTTTTTTATAGACGGTTCAGATAATAATTTACCATGTATGATACTTATGACCTTCTTGTGCTATAGCATTGGAGTTTCGATCACTCTTTGATAACCAAACTTTTTAAACCATACAACATATGAAAAATACGGTAGCACATTCTGTAGCTCGAGAAGCTCTctctaaattttcaaatttggaATAGATTAGCAATCGTTTTTCACCTTGATTTTCAATTATTGTAGCTCACGGATTAGGTAGTATTTGGAAGAGCTTTTAAAAaacatttctcaactttttcttcacaaaaaaaTGAATTTCGGTGAAATTTTGTGAAGACCTTACAAGTTTCGTCGTAATGGATGATCTATACTCTAAAAAaattgatgtagccaaaaaaatacaaatactgGTACGTAAGGTCTGTAGTCGGAACCTTGCAACGTAGAGCACTCACATAGCGTAAGGTGAACACGTAGCGTAGAGTGAACCTCGCAACGTAAGGTAAACACGTAGCATATAGTGAACCATTGCAACGTAGAGTTCTCACGTAGCGTAAGGTGAACACGTAGCGTAGAGTGAACCTCGCAACGTAAGGTAAACACGTAGCGTAGAGTGAACCCTGTAGCGTAAGGTAAACACGTAGCGTTGAACCCTGTAACGTAAGGTGAATCTTGCAGTGTAAGCTGAAACTTCGTGGATCGTCACCTGCGTCACAAACAAACGTTAGAGGCGTTGGGCGGTTTCTCGACGtaggcactccgacgctcaagtcaccAAAGAGCACAATGATAATCTCTCAAAATAAGAAAGCTCAAGTTAAAAGAGAAAAAATGAGAATGTACCCTCGATATAAGATagacacatctatttatagatgtttTAGGAGAAGCAAAGTTGTGTCATGCATTTTTTTGATCACtagtaataataaaaaaaatctcggTGACTAGGCGTGCTCTGTGAGCCAGCAATGATAATAATTCTCATAACTTTGGAATTTTAGTATAATAATAAgttaaaatgaatttaaaatgTATCATTTTGAGTTGAATAAATAATTTCTTATTTTTACTTGGATCTACAAAATTTAAAACTGTCAATCAAGGCCCAAGATAGTGAAGCCCAACAAAATAAAGCCCAACGAAATAAAAAGATTTCGCGTCGGAAGTTGGAAGGCTCAGAATCTTCAAAGAAACGGACAAATTAGAATCCCTAATTTGCCCAACTTTACGAAATATTCGCAACAATTATGATTGTTTACCAAATGCATAAAAAAGTCTGATAATCAATGTTGAATTGAATATGCACTCCATTTCGATTGGTTCATGGCAGGCATGCTATGACTATCCTCTCCCGAAACATCTCCCTTTTCACAGCAAGGTGACACTGGATTCCAAACCCAGGAAAATACAGTGCAAAAACTGTAGCTTACTCACTCTCGCTGCCACAAACAGCTGCagcaaggagcaagagaagaAGCGCAATCGTTATTACTCGGAGAACACGAATTACTTGGATCAAGAAAAGCACAAGCTTTTTCAAGAGTTTTACTCTTCGTTTGAAATCCAGGAGCCTCAGTTTGAAGAAGGTGAAGAAGAGATAGGGTCTGTGATAGATTGGGGCATTCCATCGATCATGTGGTGGGCGGATTTCAAGGCTGCATTGGGGCAGAGGATTAATTTGGAAGGGATTACGTGTTCCGTGGGGATTTTATCCAAATACCGGCACTTGGTGATGCCGCATGCTAGTGTACCTGATATAAGGTATATTGATTGGGCTGAGCTGAAAAACAGTGGGTTTAAAGGCGTGGTCTTTGATAAGGATAACACTATCACTGTTCCTTACTCTTTAAGCTTGTGGGAACCACTTGCATCATCCATAGAACAGTGTAAATTCTTGTTCGGAGATAATATTGCGGTGTTCAGTAACTCTGCTGGTACTTTTAGAAACCTTCTAAAATTTGTCGTTACAAGTCTATTCTTTTAATTGAATGAAATATTTAGAGTACGAAATTTTAGGATTGCATGAGTATGATCCTGATGGTAGAAAAGCTAAAGCCCTCGAGGACGCTATCGGAATCAAAGTAATAAGGCACGGTATGTGTTTCCCTTTTCCTTTTGAAGCCTGCGATGCTGTTCTAAAATGCATCTACTTAGCCACTCTTGAATTTAATCAGGAAGTCAAATGGTTTCCATGCATCTACTTAGCCACTCTTGAATTTAATCAGGAAATCAAATGGTTCCCATGGATGACAACGATATTTGGATATCAAACTTATGTTTACATTAACACAGGGGGAAAGAAGCCAGGTGGAAATGCTGATGAAATCGAACAGAACTTTGGTTGTGAGTCATCAAAACTTATCATGGTGAGATCCTTGATTTGTGTCCAATTGATTTAGTTAATCTTCTGCTATTCTTTCTCTCTTGGGATTTCACGACATCAAGTGTATTAATTATCTGAAGGACAGGTGGGTGACCGGCCCTTCACTGATATTGTCTTTGGAAACAGACATGGTCTCTTCACGATACTGACTGAACCATTGAGTCATACAGAAGAGCCTTTGATTGTGAGGCAGGTTGGTCAAATGAACTTATTTTATCTCCCAAGAATCTTAATTTCAGCAAATTTAATGATTTCAAGCATAAAACGATTTGATTCAGAACTCATTCACGCTGAATGCCTATGAGAGAGATGCTTATGTAGTGGAAAGTAGAGTGTTTTTAGCTTCTGGATATCGATAATTTACAATGTACTGGATATTGGAATAGATTACAGCAGAGTTAAGTCCCACTTCTTGTTAGGTATCATTAGTATCTCAAATGAAAGTCTACGATTGAAGTTTGATGTCAGTGAACAATAATTTATTGGCTGTGATGGTGTTTACAACCTCCATATTTCAAATCACGCCAACCTTGCATATGATCCTTGctatttaaaacaaaatttaagcACAAGTGAATAGAGATGTTTATTGGGGACAAACATTATGGTACATGAAACTGGAAGAAAATGCGATCATTGTGTTACGGAAAAGTGGGATGAGTAGTTGATTTTGTCAAATATAGTGGCTGATGTGTATGGTTATAATTTCCTCAAAGATAAAATATGCAGGGGAGTGAGTGGTGAGTAGTGAGAAGTGAGAGTTTAAATCGATAGGAGTGTAAGTTGGTTTTATCGGTGCCAATATGATACACCCCGTTAGAATTGTTATTTTTGGGAGAAGTTGGGAGATGTTTACGGTACTCATTCCTGTTGTTTAGGTTGTTGGATTTTCACTTCAGATAGAAATGATTCCGTAGATGTTATCATTTTAGCTGATGGAAATATTGTACTTCAATCTTATGAAATTTACTTGGTCGATGCTTGAGCTTCCCCATGACTAGTTGCCATGCAGTAAAAGAATTCAAAAGAATATGAGTTCAAGTTGTGATGCAGGCTGCACAAATATAGTTCTAAGCATTAAGAAATCACTTCTTGCATTCTTTTTTGCTAAATGACTCCCTTGCCATGGTGCCTTAGTTTATTCTCTTTGTTTTCCCCTTAAACGTTATCACTGCAGTGGCTGTAGTTTTACAAGGAGACAATGTGAATCTGTTTCTGTTAAATTGCTTCTTGTATATAGTGTCCTAAAAATGAAAAGTGTCCTTCAATAAATTAAAGCAGTAATTGTAAAGATCGGTtcattttatatgtttttttccCAATTTGTTCTCTGTTACTTAGTATCTTGACTGATACAACTGGCAAAATCAGGTGGTAATTTTGAATATGGATACAAGCCTGAGTCTTGGCTTTTTAAATAGTCATCTGCATCTCTCCTCATGCATTACTTCTTTCCAGCTTTATGCAATACCTTTTTCGCAGAACCTTGACTGATAGAACCAATGTCTGACAGGTGAGGCTGCTTGAAGTGGCTATTGTTAAGAGATGGTCTGAGAAAGGCTTGAAGCCAATCACTCATAGGCTTCTTACCGAACCGACGAAGTGTGTAAGTGATAAACCACTCTGATACATGTTTTTGTTACTTAGGAACACAAatctttctttatttatttgctCTTACTGTTTATTCAAGATATCTTGAAGCAGATTAAGAACAAACTGTATGTGACATTGCCTTGCACACAATACCTtgtgagaaatatatttatggatctcgTTCAGTATTCTGTCACACCATAGCTCTTTCTGGTCTCTTTACAATTATTCTTAAAAGAAATTAGGTGCAAATGTGAGCAATCTAGCTTACTATATTACATTTCTTAATGATAAAtttcattttatatatttttctttttgcATAGCATTCAGTCATCATGTGTCCATACTTGCAAGTAACATTGAACTTGTGACTCGCGATCTCTCATCATGCCAAGTCTAAGTTCAGTATTATCTGGATTACACGATGACATGATGTGCTTTGGAGAAAACTAGGTTGAAATGTTAAATGCTAGTTGTCAGAAATAGACTTCAACTTTAGAATGTGCGAGAGGACTAAAGTGACGTATTactttttatataattattctgTTGCTTGTCTGTCAGGACTAATGCGCCATGTTTGTCATAAACATGTCTTGTATGTGTCCAGACATTAGTCATTATGTAAGAAGACTTATATATAATATGACTTCAAAGATGATTTGAGTACATATTTCGAACAATATTGGGTTCATGGCAATTTGGGAGAAATCTTGATGGGCATTCCTTGAGAAGGGAATGGAAGTGGATCACTAGCAATTGGCTCATCAGGATTTACCAAGGACCAGTCATAACGTGTTACTACATAGTGCACAAATATGAGGATATTTAACTTTGCCAACTGGTATCCTGCGCATAGTCTAGGTCCTCCTCCGAATGGTACAAAGGCATATGGTTGAATTGGCTCTTCGAATCTACTTGGATTAAAACTCAAAGGATCTTTGAAATACTTTGCATTGTGATGTGTTCCATATGTAGTCCAAAGCACCTGTATCAAAGGATAGCAATATGGTTTAAATGCACAGACCTTAAATATTGTGCTAGTCAATTTAACTTTAGGGCCTTCTATAATTAAGAATAAACAACTCTTCCAGATCCCTAGTTTTACTTATGTTAATCGTTGATCACTTAATGTCTGCCTCAGAGATCTCAGAGTTCATAAGTTTCTTGATTAAATGAACTTGTCGATGGGGATTTCTTACCGAACTAATCATCTTAACTAAAACAAAAACGTGTGATTTTGCAGATTTAACCTTCCTTTCTGTTTATTTTCTTTAGTTTAAGGTTACTTATGAGAATCCAAATTCGATCAAATATAATGTAGTTACTCCTGGCGTAGTATTTCCTTTAATATTGTATTATAGGAGGTTGTATCTCCACACTCCAGCATCTATTTAAAAGCTTTTTACCTTCCATCCTCTTGGAATTGTGAAGCCTTCATATTCAATATCATCAATTGCCTTTCTGAAAGATCCGAAAATGGGAGGGAAAATCCTCATACTCTCCCTTGCTACTTGCCAGGTATATGTCATCTTCTTCGTATCTTCATATGTTAATGTTTCATCCccatttttgcttctcaaaatcTCATCATGTTCTAACATATATATGATAAGAGAAACAGAACATGTTAGTTGACTAAATGACAAAAATTAGATTGTTttcagtattcacaacgtggcACTTATGCTGCAGATAGCTTGAGTTATCTGAATCTACTATGAATAAAGTATTTGTAAGTTTTACCATAGTATTTTTTGAACCTAAAAGATACCTTTAAGAAGGTAAGAGTAGCAAGTTGGATGAAGAGCCAACATCCTAAATG comes from Henckelia pumila isolate YLH828 chromosome 4, ASM3356847v2, whole genome shotgun sequence and encodes:
- the LOC140894379 gene encoding phosphatidylglycerophosphate phosphatase 1, chloroplastic/mitochondrial isoform X1, which encodes MHSISIGSWQACYDYPLPKHLPFHSKVTLDSKPRKIQCKNCSLLTLAATNSCSKEQEKKRNRYYSENTNYLDQEKHKLFQEFYSSFEIQEPQFEEGEEEIGSVIDWGIPSIMWWADFKAALGQRINLEGITCSVGILSKYRHLVMPHASVPDIRYIDWAELKNSGFKGVVFDKDNTITVPYSLSLWEPLASSIEQCKFLFGDNIAVFSNSAGLHEYDPDGRKAKALEDAIGIKVIRHGGKKPGGNADEIEQNFGCESSKLIMVGDRPFTDIVFGNRHGLFTILTEPLSHTEEPLIVRQVRLLEVAIVKRWSEKGLKPITHRLLTEPTKCILQAQLNPLIGSYYSQ
- the LOC140894379 gene encoding phosphatidylglycerophosphate phosphatase 1, chloroplastic/mitochondrial isoform X3, whose protein sequence is MHSISIGSWQACYDYPLPKHLPFHSKVTLDSKPRKIQCKNCSLLTLAATNSCSKEQEKKRNRYYSENTNYLDQEKHKLFQEFYSSFEIQEPQFEEGEEEIGSVIDWGIPSIMWWADFKAALGQRINLEGITCSVGILSKYRHLVMPHASVPDIRYIDWAELKNSGFKGVVFDKDNTITVPYSLSLWEPLASSIEQCKFLFGDNIAVFSNSAGLHEYDPDGRKAKALEDAIGIKVIRHGGKKPGGNADEIEQNFGCESSKLIMVGDRPFTDIVFGNRHGLFTILTEPLSHTEEPLIVRQVRLLEVAIVKRWSEKGLKPITHRLLTEPTKCD
- the LOC140894379 gene encoding phosphatidylglycerophosphate phosphatase 1, chloroplastic/mitochondrial isoform X2, with product MHSISIGSWQACYDYPLPKHLPFHSKVTLDSKPRKIQCKNCSLLTLAATNSCSKEQEKKRNRYYSENTNYLDQEKHKLFQEFYSSFEIQEPQFEEGEEEIGSVIDWGIPSIMWWADFKAALGQRINLEGITCSVGILSKYRHLVMPHASVPDIRYIDWAELKNSGFKGVVFDKDNTITVPYSLSLWEPLASSIEQCKFLFGDNIAVFSNSAGLHEYDPDGRKAKALEDAIGIKVIRHGGKKPGGNADEIEQNFGCESSKLIMVGDRPFTDIVFGNRHGLFTILTEPLSHTEEPLIVRQVRLLEVAIVKRWSEKGLKPITHRLLTEPTKCVSDKPL